The genome window TAATCCTGAAAGGAGTGATAACCAAAAGGCTCGTTTGCGATTTCCGGTAGCGTAATAAATTGGCACCGACACAGCAATGCCTTCGGGAATATTGTGTATGGCAATAGCCACAGCAATTGGTATGGCAATATTTACATCTTTTAGTGCAGCCAAAAATGTTACCATTCCTTCAGGAAAATTGTGAATAGCCAACACTAATGCCATAAGCAATCCCATACGCATCAATTTACTATTGTGTGGTGTGGTGGCATCGGGTTTATATTGAGCGACGTTGTTAATTTCTTCTACACGTCTTATTTCGTGCGGATTTTCTTCTCTTGGCACCAAGCTATCTATTATCATAATCAGCAAGATACCTCCAAAAAAAGCCAATACGGCATAAAGCGTACCCATATTATCACCATGCAGAGTGCTAAGTGTGTTGATAGCATCGGGAAGTAGCTCCACGAAGGAGATATAAATCATTACACCAGCCGAAAAGCCTAATGAAACTGATAAAAAACGTGTGTTGGTACGTTTGGTAAAAAAAGTGATAAAGCTACCTATCCCAGTAGAAAGTCCGGCAAAAAGTGTAAGCAAAAAAGCTATAAGTACTTGGTTGTTCATTTTGTTTTTTTGATTGTTTGAGGTTGTAAATCGAAGTTTAAAAAACTCTTAATCGACTTAAATTAAGGAAAGTGGATAGCCCTAATATAGACTATCTCACTTTCCGTGGAGGTTTGGTCTTAATTATTATTCTTTTATTAATAGAGCGGGGATAAATGCAAAAATACCTAAAGCCATAATAGACAATGATTTAATATGTTTCATAGCTGAAAACTTTGTTTTTCTGAATAAGACGATATACACGGCGAGTAACAATAAGTTTAGCGCCAAAGCATGATATGAGAATTCTTTTAGTCTAGGATAAAAAAACTTGTCTGCTGTGGATGTAAAACTTAATTGTAATGGGAAAAGATAGGAAGCTATTTCTGTTTTGCCTTTTTCGAAATTATGGAAAGACATGCTATCTATCGCTGTGAAAGTTTTTGCATCAACGGCAGTGAGTATTTCGTCTTTTTTGTTGGATTGTATAATAGTCCATGTTAGCATGTTTCCAAAAATAGTCATGTTTTCTTTTTTGGGCTCGAAAGGTGGAATATCGACTTTTACTAAATTGTAATTTGGTGCTGTAAGCACGTAAAACTGATTGTTTGTGTCTGTGATAAACGCAAAGTATTTACGATTTGAAAATTCTGTTACCCAAATTTGTGATATTTTTACATCTGCATCAATAGTTATAGGTCTTAGGAAAGGTCGTCCTTGCATTTGTTTCAGATGAAAGAGTTTGCCGTTGTTGTCGGTAAATAGATAGCCTTCATCGTACTCTTTTCTATTAGTTGGATTTCCTGATATATTTTGAATGGGAAAAGCAACTTCTTTTTTTTGGAAAACAGACTGAAACAGTGCCGATTTTTCTCTATTAACTTGATTGCTCTCTATGTCAATAAACTCAATGCCGTTTTTTGTAAAACGAAATACATCGTCGGGCATTTCCAAATCCACACGTTTTGATTTCGATTCGAGCAATGGATAAAGTTTTGGATGATGCACATTGATGTCTGAAGAACGTGTGCGGAATATGAAGTTTTCTCTTTTTATTTTGCTTGGCGTAACATGGACACCTTGTATTGTATCAGGTAGCCTGTTGTCAGTAATAAGTTGACGATAGTAAAACATAGGCAAAATGCTGTCAAATTGTGTTTCAGTGTAGATGTTTCCTTTTCTATCAGTGTAGCATAATTTTTTTTCATTATGATTTACTTTTATCATTGCAAAATCCTTGATGATTTCACTGTATAATGTAAACGGCGTGCGTTCTATTTTTAGGGTGGCTAAATTGTAAAACCACGGCAACAACCAAGCTAAAATGGTTGTTAAAAGTATGTAGTAAATGATTTTATAAGTCTTGCTCATGATGTTTTTATGTTTAAATGAATTTTGAGTTTATTGTATGCCGTCTTTGAAACGGGAAACCGAGAGGAAAGAAAGCCCCACCAAGACAAATGTTATTATTAGCAACCACACAATAACCTGATTGTAGGCTTCGGCATAGCTTGACAGGAAGAAAATTCGAATAAATGCGATACCTGCCAGCACGTTTAATAATCGGTGTCGCCAAGTAGGTTCCAAAACAGTGAATGCAACAAAGGCATATCCTGCAATTCCTGCAATGAACCAAGGTAGCATGGTTAACATAATGCGTGTTGTAAGTTCGGAGGCTAAAATACGGTTCAGGTATAAAAATATTATCAGATACGTAATTACAAAAAGAGTTACTAGTAGGCTAACTCCAAAACCAAGCATAATGCCGATTATTTTGTTTTGTGCCAAAGGTAAATGTAAACATAATTTTAGCCGCTTTTGCAGCATTTCGGGGATAAACTGAAATAGAGCCAACAAGATACCCGAAAAAAGTGGGACATAGCGCATGGTTTCATAAAATGTGTGGTCGCGTGTGAGCAGTATTTCCCACAAATGAGCTGTTCCACGTAAACTGACTACCTTGCTGATGCGTAGCTGACAATAGGCTGTAAAAGTTACCAAAATTACTGCTGCAAGCAGAAATAGGTAGCGTGTTTTAATCCATTCTTTGTATAATATTGCTTTAATCATAATTTTAATATTTTCCTGTAAGTCCAATAAAAATATCTTCTAAATTCAAATTTTCTGCTTTTAATTGACTGTATTCTATGGAGTGTTCGTTAAGATACTGTTCCACGTACTCTGTGTTTTGAAAAGAGAATAGTTCGCCGTTTCCACGATATACCACCGGATTGAAAAATTTGTCATCAGCAGGCAGTGAATTGTGTGAATTGTTTATCTTGAAAGTGAATTTTTTAAATGTGTCCATCAGCTCGCTTACTGATTTTTGAATAAGTATTTTTCCGTAATCAAGGATGATGCAATCGTCAATAAGTTTCTCCATGTCTTGAATAATGTGCGATGTGAGAAACACGGTTTTTTGTTCACTTTTAGCATACTCACGCAGATATTCGATAAACAAGCGACGATAGCCAGGATCTAATCCAAGTGAAAAGTCGTCTAAGATTAGTAAATCAGCGTTTTGAGCCATTATAAGTCCTAGAGCTACTTGTGAGCGTTGTCCGCACGACATGTTTGCAATTCGTTGTCGAGGCGCTACTTTAAGTAAGTTCATCAATTCATAATAGGCTTCTTTTTTCCATTTGGGATAAAACGATGCATAAAATCGCTCAATTTGCTCAATGTTCATAAATGAATACTGCACATGTCCTTCAATAAGTAGAGCTATGCGTCGTTTAGTAATTGGATTGATATGTCGAATGTTTTCTCCAAAAATAGTACATTCGCCGCTAGAAGGCTTCAGGTAACCATTTAAAATGTTGATGGTTGTGGTTTTACCTGTGCCATTTTTTCCGAGTAGTCCTAAAATACGACCTTCAGGAACGGAAA of Bacteroidales bacterium contains these proteins:
- a CDS encoding DUF4857 domain-containing protein produces the protein MSKTYKIIYYILLTTILAWLLPWFYNLATLKIERTPFTLYSEIIKDFAMIKVNHNEKKLCYTDRKGNIYTETQFDSILPMFYYRQLITDNRLPDTIQGVHVTPSKIKRENFIFRTRSSDINVHHPKLYPLLESKSKRVDLEMPDDVFRFTKNGIEFIDIESNQVNREKSALFQSVFQKKEVAFPIQNISGNPTNRKEYDEGYLFTDNNGKLFHLKQMQGRPFLRPITIDADVKISQIWVTEFSNRKYFAFITDTNNQFYVLTAPNYNLVKVDIPPFEPKKENMTIFGNMLTWTIIQSNKKDEILTAVDAKTFTAIDSMSFHNFEKGKTEIASYLFPLQLSFTSTADKFFYPRLKEFSYHALALNLLLLAVYIVLFRKTKFSAMKHIKSLSIMALGIFAFIPALLIKE
- the zupT gene encoding zinc transporter ZupT, with product MNNQVLIAFLLTLFAGLSTGIGSFITFFTKRTNTRFLSVSLGFSAGVMIYISFVELLPDAINTLSTLHGDNMGTLYAVLAFFGGILLIMIIDSLVPREENPHEIRRVEEINNVAQYKPDATTPHNSKLMRMGLLMALVLAIHNFPEGMVTFLAALKDVNIAIPIAVAIAIHNIPEGIAVSVPIYYATGNRKRAFWLSLLSGLSEPFGALVGYLILAPYLNDNMFGFMFAAIAGIMVFISLDELLPSAKEYGKHHHAIYGLVAGMAIMAFGLLLNG
- a CDS encoding ABC transporter ATP-binding protein, which gives rise to MNPIITCTNLTHHYGKRLIYENLNFSVPEGRILGLLGKNGTGKTTTINILNGYLKPSSGECTIFGENIRHINPITKRRIALLIEGHVQYSFMNIEQIERFYASFYPKWKKEAYYELMNLLKVAPRQRIANMSCGQRSQVALGLIMAQNADLLILDDFSLGLDPGYRRLFIEYLREYAKSEQKTVFLTSHIIQDMEKLIDDCIILDYGKILIQKSVSELMDTFKKFTFKINNSHNSLPADDKFFNPVVYRGNGELFSFQNTEYVEQYLNEHSIEYSQLKAENLNLEDIFIGLTGKY